The Martelella sp. AD-3 genome includes a region encoding these proteins:
- a CDS encoding FxsA family protein: MPLLIAIILFPFVEIAGFIIVGRAIGLFPTLGLIVLTAVIGAILLRVQGFSVLQRLQTDVRDGGDPGREMVHGAMIVLAGILLLIPGFVTDIIGFLLFIPPFRDFVWRRISRNMVVVSQGSGFFRAGPGPGGPGGPRKPGGRGPTVVDLDAEDFSSGASDPNSPWAERDRLDDDRSDDDKRDGKDR, encoded by the coding sequence TTGCCGCTTCTGATTGCCATCATTCTCTTCCCCTTCGTGGAAATCGCCGGATTCATCATCGTCGGGCGGGCCATCGGCCTGTTTCCGACGCTGGGCCTGATTGTCCTGACCGCCGTGATCGGCGCGATCCTTCTGCGCGTGCAGGGCTTCTCCGTGCTGCAACGGCTGCAGACGGATGTGCGCGACGGCGGCGATCCGGGCCGCGAAATGGTGCATGGCGCGATGATCGTGCTTGCCGGCATCCTGTTGCTCATTCCCGGCTTCGTCACCGACATCATCGGTTTTCTGCTCTTCATCCCGCCCTTCAGGGATTTCGTCTGGCGGCGGATCAGCAGGAACATGGTCGTGGTCTCGCAGGGCTCCGGCTTCTTCCGCGCCGGACCCGGACCGGGCGGTCCCGGCGGTCCGCGCAAGCCGGGCGGGCGAGGGCCGACCGTGGTCGACCTCGATGCAGAGGACTTTTCCTCCGGCGCCTCCGACCCGAACTCACCGTGGGCGGAACGCGACAGGCTGGACGACGATCGCTCCGACGACGACAAGCGAGATGGTAAGGACCGCTAG
- a CDS encoding Tim44/TimA family putative adaptor protein, with product MGTSDLITLFFLIAAVVIFFQLRNVLGRRTGNEKPRYEQSPVRSRTEAAEAARQDGNVITLPGAEKDNKTDRLAAVDKIAPAGTEANKGLKEIVEADPQFEPTAFMKGANAAYEMIVMAFADGDRRTLKGLLSKEVYEGFNAAISEREANGESVKASFVGIEKAEITEAEVDKTEARITLRIVSQMISATYGKDGEIVDGDAEQIAEIRDLWTFARDTRARDPNWKLIATASE from the coding sequence ATGGGCACAAGCGATCTGATTACACTCTTCTTCCTGATTGCTGCGGTGGTGATTTTTTTCCAGCTCCGCAATGTTCTGGGCCGCCGCACCGGCAATGAGAAACCACGCTACGAGCAGAGCCCGGTTCGCTCGCGCACCGAAGCGGCGGAAGCTGCACGGCAGGACGGCAACGTGATCACGCTGCCCGGCGCGGAAAAGGACAACAAGACGGACCGGCTCGCCGCCGTCGACAAGATCGCGCCGGCGGGCACCGAGGCGAACAAGGGCCTGAAGGAAATTGTCGAGGCCGATCCGCAATTCGAGCCGACCGCCTTCATGAAGGGCGCGAACGCGGCCTATGAGATGATTGTCATGGCCTTTGCCGATGGCGATCGCCGCACGCTGAAGGGCCTCCTGTCGAAGGAGGTCTATGAGGGCTTCAACGCCGCCATCAGCGAGCGCGAGGCGAACGGCGAATCCGTCAAGGCGAGCTTTGTCGGCATCGAGAAGGCCGAGATCACGGAAGCGGAGGTCGACAAGACCGAGGCCCGGATCACGCTCCGGATCGTCAGCCAGATGATTTCCGCGACCTATGGCAAGGACGGCGAGATCGTCGATGGCGATGCCGAGCAGATTGCCGAGATCCGGGATCTGTGGACCTTCGCGCGCGACACGCGGGCGCGCGATCCGAACTGGAAGCTGATCGCCACCGCGTCCGAATAG
- a CDS encoding Smr/MutS family protein, whose amino-acid sequence MSRRKLSAEERDLWMKVARTARPLPGKKLEKPASGPESFSDLMNGIAAEGKKTDTGKTSVSPLALPKKPEGEKPRRHHPLERPVKRKLASGRLAIDARIDLHGLFQDEAHALLLAFLRRAHERGHRHILVITGKGGSIGSDGALKRAVPIWFSLPDFRSLISSYETAARQHGGEGALYVRLARRKGHDHDAVRRSRS is encoded by the coding sequence ATGAGCCGCCGGAAGCTCTCCGCAGAAGAACGGGACTTGTGGATGAAGGTCGCGCGAACGGCCCGCCCGCTTCCCGGCAAGAAACTGGAAAAGCCCGCTTCCGGCCCGGAAAGTTTTTCCGACCTGATGAATGGCATAGCCGCCGAGGGCAAGAAGACCGACACGGGAAAGACCAGCGTCTCGCCGCTGGCGCTGCCGAAAAAGCCGGAAGGGGAGAAGCCCCGCAGGCACCATCCGCTGGAGCGGCCGGTCAAGCGCAAGCTGGCGAGCGGGCGGCTTGCAATCGATGCCAGGATAGACCTGCACGGCCTGTTCCAGGACGAGGCGCATGCCCTGCTTCTGGCCTTCCTGCGCCGCGCACATGAGAGGGGACACCGCCATATCCTCGTTATCACCGGCAAGGGCGGGTCGATCGGCAGCGACGGGGCGCTGAAGCGGGCGGTGCCGATCTGGTTCTCGCTGCCGGATTTTCGGTCGCTGATCTCGTCCTACGAGACGGCGGCCCGTCAGCATGGCGGCGAGGGCGCGCTTTACGTGCGCCTTGCCCGAAGGAAGGGACACGACCATGACGCCGTTCGGAGAAGCCGTTCGTAA
- a CDS encoding helix-turn-helix domain-containing protein, with translation MTPFGEAVRKLRAERGVSQKEMAEAIGVSAAYLSALEHGRRGKPSFDFLQRVAGYFHIIWDDAEALFAIADQSDPRVVIDTAGLSAAHTAFANRLSRIIGQLDEEAIGELDGLLDRRLGR, from the coding sequence ATGACGCCGTTCGGAGAAGCCGTTCGTAAGCTGAGGGCAGAGCGCGGCGTTTCGCAGAAAGAGATGGCCGAAGCCATCGGCGTTTCGGCGGCCTATCTCTCCGCGCTTGAGCATGGCCGGCGCGGCAAGCCAAGTTTCGACTTTCTCCAGCGCGTGGCCGGCTATTTTCATATTATCTGGGACGATGCCGAGGCGTTGTTCGCCATCGCCGACCAGTCCGATCCGCGCGTCGTGATCGACACGGCAGGCCTCTCGGCCGCCCACACCGCCTTTGCCAACCGCCTGTCGCGCATCATCGGACAGCTCGACGAAGAAGCGATCGGCGAACTCGACGGCCTGCTCGACCGGAGACTTGGCCGCTGA